The Blautia luti nucleotide sequence AAAAGCAGGTCACTGCATGGGTTATGCTCATATCCCAATGTCCCCTTACAGCAAAGGAAACAAGCAGTAAAAGCAGGTAATAGGCGGCCCCTGTTCCTACTCCCCAGAGATATTTATCTCTGTGCAGAATCCTGCCTGCCATAAATCCTCCCATAAAACACGCAAGCACATATACTACTGTAATTCCCACGTCAACCACAGTTTCCCCCAGATCAAAGGAAAACAGCGCAAATGCCAGCAAAAGCAGAAGTACACCCGTCAGTGCATATGCGAACAGCAGCGATTTCAAAACAGCTCTTATTCTCATGTCTTTCCCTCCTGCTTAAATATATGGAAAGAATATTTATGTTATTCTATCTTATTTCTTTTTCTTCTTCAGGAAAACAACGGCTCCTATGACCACGACTGCCGCTGCGATCAGAACAACAAACGGCACAATATTTGTGGTATCACCAGTTTCCACACTGTTCTGTCTGGAAGCATTGCTGTCCTCTGCCTGACTGTCATCAGAGGAAGCGTCTGATGCATCTGCTGCCGCACTGTTATCAGAGCTGTCCAGACCTGTATTCTGCTCATTTCCTGAAGCTGTACTGCTGTTTCCTGTATCTGAAACAGGTGTTACTGTTACCGGTGCTGCTGTAGGTGTTGCTGCCTGTGAATCAGAGCCGCTGTTCGGTCCCACCAGCTGTTTGCTGCCTGCAATTCCGAAAGGACTGAATGAATGAGTACTGAACACCATCACATCCCCCTCCACACTTGGAATGATCGTTTCCGTAGCACCATTATCCAGAAGATGCTCGATGGTATACTGATATCCTTCTTTGACAGGAACTGTCACACTGATATATTCGCCGCTTGGGATTTCATATTCTGTATTATTCTGCAGATCCCAGAGTTCAAATTCATAGGACTGGAAAATCATGGCATCATCTTCATTGGTAAACTGATAGTTGTCTCCGCTTGATACTCTGAACTGAACATACCATGGCAGATTGATCCCGCTCACCGTAATGCCATTACAGGTATGATTAATGTCTGCCCTTTCTTCTTTCTCTGTTTCAGAAATACTGTCATCAGCATCTTCTGGACGATCATCTTTCTGTTCCGGCTGAATTGGATTGTCAAAAATATTGTCAGATGGTTCTGGTGTTTCCGTAAGTTCTGGATCTTTCTGCTGATCTTCATCTTCTGATTCAGACGGGGTTTCTGTCACAGACAAAACAGGAGTTACTGACGGATCCTCGGATGGAACTTCTTCAGAGGTATCTGCAGGAGCTTCAGATACTGCCGGTGTCTGTTCTGCAGCTGATGAGTCCTCTGCATCTGGTGTCTCTTCGCCGTTTTCAGATGGTTCTTCTGATTCTCCCTTATCTTCCGTTTCTTCAGGTGTTACTGTTACCTGTGCATCCTCTGCCGAGTCTGTCTCTTCTTTATTTGCAGTATCTGTATTCTCTGTCGTATCTTCTGCTGTGTCTTCGTCCGGATCCTCTTCATCCGTGTCCGCCAAGTCATCACCGAAATCTGCAACAACAACATTTATGTATCCCACTACCTGTCCGGACTCTTCATCCCATCCTTCCAGATGGCTTAAATCCTGTCCTTCTGCAGGTGTCAGGAGCACCTGACAGGATTCAACTCTTTTCGTAGGAACATAGCTTCCATCTGCCCATTCCAGAATGCCGTACTCATTCCCCGGGAGTGTGATATTTTCCAGCTCTGTAGGTTCGCTGATCGTAATATTATCAGGAATCACATCTGCCAGTGTTTCCTGTCCCTGTGCTGCATTTACAGATGTCATGCTAACAGGAACCTGACCGGTGATCAAGGCTGCTGTTAATACCGCTGCTGCCAGAAAACCTGCTCTTTTTGTATATTTATTATTTTTGATCATTCTATTTCTATTTGACATATTTACACCTCTATATTATTCGACTGTTCGACTTATATTCTCTATTTTTCTTAATATTTTTAATTTATCTGTACTGATTTCTGTTTTATATGACACGATAATATCGTGTGTTTATATCTTATCAAAACAAATTGATTTTGTAAACATTTTGTAACATAATTTTCAATAATATTTTTCACCTGTATCACATTTCTATCAGAAAATGCGGAAAAAAAATCTTTTTTCCATAATACAGGCAAATTTTGTCGAATGAATTATAGCACAAATTATTTTGTTCTGACACCCCCATTTTCACATTTTTCATGTGTAATTTTCTTTTTCTTGATTTTCAATAAGAAATCATGTATATTCTTTAATAAAAATGATAAAAACAATTTCAGCCTGTTACAGACTGTCAATATAAAGGAGTGAATATTTTGGATTCAGGTATTATTTTTCAGGCAATTACAGTTCTTATATTGATCGCACTCTCTGCCTTTTTCTCTTCCGCAGAGACATCCATGACCACTGTAAACAAAATAAGGATACAGGCTCTGTCCGAACAGGGTGACAGGCGGGCGATCATTCTGGAAAAAGTCATTTCCGACTCTCCAAAAATGCTCAGCACTATTCTCATAGGAAATAATATTGTAAATATGTCTGCATCTTCCCTGATGACTACTCTGACCATCCGGGTATTCGGTAATGTATATGTAGGTATTGCCACAGGAATCCTCACCTTACTGATCCTGATCTTCGGTGAGATCACCCCGAAAAATCTGGCAACCATCCATTCCGAAAAATTTGCACTGGCCTATGCCAGAGTGATCTACGGACTGACAGTGTTCCTTACACCTGTAGTATTTATTGTCAACAAGATCACAGACTGTGTACTTGCACTTTTCCATGTAGACCCCAATGCCAAGGCCAATTCCATGACGGAACATGAGCTGCGTACCCTGGTCAATGTAGGTCAGAAAGAAGGCGTCATTGAAAGCGAAGAAAAGCAGATGATCTATAATGTTTTTGACTTTGGTGATTCCATCGCCAGAGATGTTATGATCCCCCGCATTGATATGACCTTTGTAAATGTGGATTCTACTTATAAAGAGCTGATGGAAATTTTCAAAGAAGATATGCATACACGTTTCCCTGTGTATGAAGATAATACCGACAATGTCATCGGCATTATTAATATGAAAGATCTGCTGGTTTACCCAAAAGAACAGCCTTTTTCTATCCGTGCCATTCTTCGTGAACCATATTTCACCTATGAACATAAATCCACAGCAGATCTGATGATCGAGATGCGTAAGGCGTCTGTAAACCTGGCTATCGTGCTGGACGAATACGGTGCCACCGCAGGACTTGTCACTCTGGAAGATCTTCTGGAAGAAATCGTAGGTGAGATCCGCGATGAATACGATGCTGACGAAGCTGAAGATATCAAAGAAATTCAACCAGGAAGAGAATATCTTGCTCTTGGCTCTGCCAAACTGGATGATATCAATGAAACCATCGGCACAGAACTGGCTTCCGAAGATTATGATTCCATCGGAGGCTATATCATCGAACAGCTGGACTGCCTTCCAAAAGACGGCCAGTCCGTTACTCTGGAAAGCGGTATCCGCCTGGTAGTTGACCGTATCGATAAAAACAGAATTGAACTTGTCCATATCTGGCTTCCTGAAAAACAGGAAGATCCAGATTCTGATGAATAAAAGCCGGGAATCCGGCTTTTATTTTTGCAACATCAGCGAAAACTGTTTTATGATCCTAGTGATCTCACCTGTAACTGCGTCAATCCCTTCTTCCGTTTTTCTCCAGTTCTGTTTATTAATCCCGTCCGTTTCTGAAGGCACTACATAGAATCTGGTTTCCGGATACAAAAGCTGATAATACATAAGCGCTCTTCTGCTGTGATAATTTTTACAGCACAGGATCGCCTTTTTTATATTCAGTCCTGCCTGATCCGTCACCTGTCTGGAATAAATTGCATTTTCATAAGTAAATGTTGCCATGTCTTCCCTGAGGATCCGCTCTTTTGGAACTCCATTCTTTATCAGGACATCCCTGAGAAATTCCCACTCTGTTTCATAAGTTCCATTATATATGTCCCCTTTTGCCAAGACTCCCGAAAACTTCTGATTTATCACACTGTAGCGTCCGCTTGGCAGCACCCAGGCTGCCATTCCTTCTTTATACAGCCTGGCTGCCTGTTCTGCCATCTGCGGATAACCGTTTCCAGGAACAAAAATAATGTCTGCCTGCTCCGGTTTGCTTTCTACAAAAATAAAATTCTCCGTATCTTCCAGAAATTCAGGATATGTCTGCTTCATCCTATTGTCTCTCCATTTCTCTGTATTTTTTCAGATTATATCACATTCTTCCTGACAGATAAAGTAACCCCTCTGCCATCTTATCTCGTAACGATCACTGTGCTGTATCCGTCATCCCGCAGCCGCTGCTCCATGTTTACTGCATTCCCAATCTGCTGATATGCTCCGGTCTGTACTTTATACAGTCCGTTCTCATGCAGCAAAAATGCCGGATATCCTTTCTCAAGAAGCTGATACAACATGCGATCTGCATTTTCCCTTTTCCTAAAAGATCCTGTCTGTACCCGGTAATACAAAGGTTCCTCCACTGTCTCCTGATCCAGGGTTCCCAGTATAGCTTCGGCAATGCTTCTGGCAATCTGGTCGAATTTTTCATCAAACAGTTTATTATCCTCATCTGAATTAATGAAACCTGTTTCGATGAGCAGTGCCGGCATCTTTGTTCTGCGCAGAACTACAAGTCCCGGCCTTTCTTTCACTCCGATTTCCCGGAATCCCAGTTCTCCAAGTGCTCCTACAATATTCTCTGCCATCTGGTACTTTATCCCACTTTTATCATAAACCAGCACTTCTACCCCATTATACTGGTTATCTTTCGAGCTGCTGTTTCTGTGAAAAGAAATAAAATAGTCCACACCTGCCTGATTAGCCAGCTGTGCTTTCTCAAATGGTGTCTGATAAACATCTGTTGTCCTGGTATAAGAAACATTAATTCCGTTATCCTCCAGAATCTTCCCCACAGCCAGTGCCAGTTTCAGATTATCATCCTTTTCCTGACGTCCCTTATATACTGCACCCGGATCCTGTCCGCCGTGTCCTGCATCCAGCATGATCGAATAAGCCATAATATATCCCTTCCTTTTTCTGCCTGTGCTGTTTTATGCACCGACAGAAGAAATCATTTCTGTTTCATTATATGTTTTCCTTTTCTTCATGGTTCCCTTTTGTATCCCTTATTTAATTCTTTAACTTTCAATATACTTCTTGACTTTTAAGCGTTAAAGCATTATACTGAAAAAGTCAATTTATTCCAAATATAATTTTAGGAGGAACCATATATGAAAAGAAAAGCATTAACCATCACTCTTGCCGCAGTCATGGCAATGGGAACATGCGCAGTAACAGCAAGTGCCGCTGACGGAGATACATATAATATCGGTATCTGCCAGCTTGTACAACATGACGCTCTTGATGCAGCAACACA carries:
- a CDS encoding TIGR04086 family membrane protein; this encodes MRIRAVLKSLLFAYALTGVLLLLLAFALFSFDLGETVVDVGITVVYVLACFMGGFMAGRILHRDKYLWGVGTGAAYYLLLLLVSFAVRGHWDMSITHAVTCFFMCAGGGTLGGMLS
- a CDS encoding LPXTG cell wall anchor domain-containing protein yields the protein MSNRNRMIKNNKYTKRAGFLAAAVLTAALITGQVPVSMTSVNAAQGQETLADVIPDNITISEPTELENITLPGNEYGILEWADGSYVPTKRVESCQVLLTPAEGQDLSHLEGWDEESGQVVGYINVVVADFGDDLADTDEEDPDEDTAEDTTENTDTANKEETDSAEDAQVTVTPEETEDKGESEEPSENGEETPDAEDSSAAEQTPAVSEAPADTSEEVPSEDPSVTPVLSVTETPSESEDEDQQKDPELTETPEPSDNIFDNPIQPEQKDDRPEDADDSISETEKEERADINHTCNGITVSGINLPWYVQFRVSSGDNYQFTNEDDAMIFQSYEFELWDLQNNTEYEIPSGEYISVTVPVKEGYQYTIEHLLDNGATETIIPSVEGDVMVFSTHSFSPFGIAGSKQLVGPNSGSDSQAATPTAAPVTVTPVSDTGNSSTASGNEQNTGLDSSDNSAAADASDASSDDSQAEDSNASRQNSVETGDTTNIVPFVVLIAAAVVVIGAVVFLKKKKK
- a CDS encoding HlyC/CorC family transporter yields the protein MDSGIIFQAITVLILIALSAFFSSAETSMTTVNKIRIQALSEQGDRRAIILEKVISDSPKMLSTILIGNNIVNMSASSLMTTLTIRVFGNVYVGIATGILTLLILIFGEITPKNLATIHSEKFALAYARVIYGLTVFLTPVVFIVNKITDCVLALFHVDPNAKANSMTEHELRTLVNVGQKEGVIESEEKQMIYNVFDFGDSIARDVMIPRIDMTFVNVDSTYKELMEIFKEDMHTRFPVYEDNTDNVIGIINMKDLLVYPKEQPFSIRAILREPYFTYEHKSTADLMIEMRKASVNLAIVLDEYGATAGLVTLEDLLEEIVGEIRDEYDADEAEDIKEIQPGREYLALGSAKLDDINETIGTELASEDYDSIGGYIIEQLDCLPKDGQSVTLESGIRLVVDRIDKNRIELVHIWLPEKQEDPDSDE
- a CDS encoding YdcF family protein; the protein is MKQTYPEFLEDTENFIFVESKPEQADIIFVPGNGYPQMAEQAARLYKEGMAAWVLPSGRYSVINQKFSGVLAKGDIYNGTYETEWEFLRDVLIKNGVPKERILREDMATFTYENAIYSRQVTDQAGLNIKKAILCCKNYHSRRALMYYQLLYPETRFYVVPSETDGINKQNWRKTEEGIDAVTGEITRIIKQFSLMLQK
- a CDS encoding N-acetylmuramoyl-L-alanine amidase — protein: MAYSIMLDAGHGGQDPGAVYKGRQEKDDNLKLALAVGKILEDNGINVSYTRTTDVYQTPFEKAQLANQAGVDYFISFHRNSSSKDNQYNGVEVLVYDKSGIKYQMAENIVGALGELGFREIGVKERPGLVVLRRTKMPALLIETGFINSDEDNKLFDEKFDQIARSIAEAILGTLDQETVEEPLYYRVQTGSFRKRENADRMLYQLLEKGYPAFLLHENGLYKVQTGAYQQIGNAVNMEQRLRDDGYSTVIVTR